A region of Thermobifida halotolerans DNA encodes the following proteins:
- a CDS encoding DUF5709 domain-containing protein: protein MAENRHDRREDLTTTPEDIDESTTMSDDQPSSLEETHHDRMEDPINALDADWEEAGQPALADTTEDITLPNDRPTAMNEFGTTGTEKEAGEPMDVALSREEPDVWEREGEPEPQGTAEGAPSAGRLVAEDRGAHPDREAESTADEVGLDRGGLSPEERAVREHGEP from the coding sequence ATGGCTGAGAACCGTCACGACCGCAGGGAAGACCTGACCACCACGCCGGAGGACATCGACGAAAGCACCACGATGTCGGACGACCAGCCCTCCTCGTTGGAGGAGACCCACCACGACCGCATGGAGGACCCGATCAACGCGCTGGACGCCGACTGGGAGGAGGCCGGTCAGCCCGCGTTGGCGGACACCACCGAGGACATCACCCTGCCCAACGACCGGCCCACCGCGATGAACGAGTTCGGCACCACCGGTACGGAGAAGGAGGCCGGTGAGCCGATGGATGTCGCGCTGTCCCGGGAGGAGCCCGACGTCTGGGAGCGGGAGGGGGAGCCGGAACCCCAGGGGACGGCCGAGGGGGCGCCCTCGGCGGGGCGGCTGGTCGCCGAGGACCGGGGCGCCCACCCCGACCGGGAGGCCGAGTCGACCGCCGACGAGGTGGGGCTGGACCGTGGCGGGCTGAGTCCTGAGGAGCGCGCCGTCCGCGAACACGGGGAGCCGTGA
- a CDS encoding RNA polymerase sigma factor, whose protein sequence is MPLSGQTRKAACVKELVRRAAQNDEDAWDALLDRYSGLVWGIARSYSLPFHDAQDITQTVLCNLAEYLTRLRDPERLGSWLATVTHNECRRHLRIRGRVRPFPAEELDAPDHRTPESVRLVAEDVDRVRSALARLGSPESEVARLDLYRPGLPPTEVARLAGVPAKDLPRVRRRVRRRLHRLLKREEDR, encoded by the coding sequence GTGCCCTTGAGTGGCCAGACCCGCAAGGCTGCTTGTGTCAAGGAACTCGTCCGGCGCGCCGCGCAGAACGACGAGGACGCCTGGGACGCGCTCCTGGACCGGTACTCGGGGTTGGTCTGGGGGATCGCGCGTTCATACTCCCTCCCCTTCCACGACGCGCAGGACATAACCCAAACAGTTCTGTGCAATCTCGCCGAGTACCTGACCCGGCTGCGCGACCCCGAACGCCTGGGGTCGTGGCTGGCGACGGTGACTCACAACGAGTGCCGCCGCCACCTGCGGATTCGTGGGCGGGTCCGGCCGTTTCCCGCCGAGGAGCTGGACGCTCCCGACCACCGCACGCCCGAGTCCGTCCGGCTGGTGGCCGAGGATGTCGACCGGGTGCGTTCGGCGCTGGCGCGGCTGGGTTCCCCCGAGAGCGAGGTGGCGCGGCTGGACCTGTACCGTCCCGGTCTGCCGCCGACGGAGGTGGCCCGGCTGGCCGGCGTGCCCGCCAAGGACCTTCCCCGGGTGCGGCGCCGTGTCCGCCGACGCCTCCACCGGTTGCTCAAGCGTGAGGAGGACCGTTGA
- a CDS encoding amidohydrolase family protein, with protein sequence MSSETITHEPGAAEALEQIRRRSRDPRRRILFTNATVVTMDPGIGILDRGDLLVEGDTIAAVRPRLEVEDAVVVDATGTIIIPGFVDTHRHAWQSQLRRIMPDVDDLASYVTVTLAGYAPLYGAEDMYVGTRLAALSAIDSGITCMLDFSHNSRTREHSDAAVEALLDTGVRGVHASMGPHFGAWDQQWPKDLARLKEEYADGSHRMLTLRVGALATDEVAGPALAYGPELARAAKELDIGVSVDAVFGAASSRAVQAWARQGLLGPHLTLIHATGLTGEAWRLVGDSGTTVSLAPTSDAQIGLETAIPAVDEALAVGVRPGLSIDVEVALAGDMFTQMRALHTVQRMRAVNAVYGTDAVPTRIGVHDVLDFATLQGARTNGLEELTGSLTPGKRADLLVVSAEDLNNMPLNDPVGTVVLGADARNITTVLVDGEPRKWNGQVLDVDLAALREQVHDSRGRLLARLGS encoded by the coding sequence ATGAGCTCCGAAACCATCACGCACGAACCCGGTGCCGCCGAAGCACTCGAGCAGATCCGGCGCCGGTCCCGCGATCCCCGACGGCGCATTCTGTTCACCAACGCCACCGTGGTCACCATGGACCCCGGGATCGGGATCCTGGACCGCGGGGACCTCCTGGTGGAGGGCGACACGATCGCCGCGGTGCGACCGCGCCTGGAGGTCGAGGACGCGGTCGTCGTCGATGCCACCGGGACGATCATCATCCCCGGTTTCGTCGACACCCACCGGCACGCCTGGCAGTCCCAACTGCGCCGGATCATGCCGGACGTGGACGATCTGGCGAGCTACGTCACCGTCACCCTGGCCGGGTACGCTCCGCTCTACGGCGCCGAGGACATGTACGTCGGGACCAGGCTGGCCGCGCTGTCGGCGATCGACAGCGGTATCACCTGCATGCTCGACTTCTCGCACAACTCCCGCACCCGGGAGCACTCCGACGCCGCCGTCGAGGCCCTGCTCGACACCGGTGTCCGCGGCGTGCACGCGTCCATGGGGCCGCACTTCGGCGCCTGGGACCAGCAGTGGCCCAAGGACCTGGCCCGCCTCAAGGAGGAGTACGCCGACGGCTCGCACCGGATGCTGACCCTACGGGTCGGGGCCCTGGCCACGGACGAGGTCGCCGGCCCCGCCCTGGCCTACGGGCCCGAACTCGCGCGCGCCGCCAAGGAACTGGACATCGGCGTCAGCGTCGACGCGGTCTTCGGGGCAGCCTCCTCCCGGGCCGTGCAGGCCTGGGCCCGGCAGGGGCTGCTGGGGCCGCACCTGACCCTGATCCACGCCACCGGCCTGACCGGCGAGGCGTGGCGGCTGGTGGGCGACAGCGGAACCACGGTCTCCCTCGCCCCGACCTCCGACGCGCAGATCGGTCTGGAGACCGCGATCCCGGCCGTCGACGAGGCGCTCGCCGTCGGGGTGCGACCCGGTCTGAGTATCGATGTGGAGGTGGCCCTGGCCGGGGACATGTTCACCCAGATGCGCGCCCTGCACACCGTTCAGCGGATGCGCGCGGTCAATGCCGTCTACGGCACCGATGCCGTACCGACCCGGATCGGCGTGCACGACGTACTGGACTTCGCCACCCTCCAGGGGGCGCGCACCAACGGCCTGGAGGAGCTGACCGGTTCCCTCACCCCGGGCAAGAGGGCCGATCTGCTGGTGGTCTCCGCCGAGGACCTGAACAACATGCCGCTGAACGACCCGGTCGGCACGGTGGTCCTGGGCGCGGACGCCCGCAACATCACCACTGTCCTGGTCGATGGCGAACCCCGCAAATGGAACGGCCAGGTCCTCGACGTGGACCTGGCCGCCCTGCGGGAGCAGGTCCACGACTCCCGCGGCCGGCTTCTCGCCCGGCTCGGCTCGTGA
- a CDS encoding DUF1707 SHOCT-like domain-containing protein, which translates to MDDDHLPAERMRASDADRDATAERLAHALSEGRLDLTEYDERLSAAMGAKTMGELARLTDDLPAAPGSADAPVDLAEVGAANTPVRGWRERLEPWRGFAGISIILIGVWAVSSVGAGQLLTFWPAWPLSFMLIITAVNAVSGSGGRGRGRSAERSGDGRGSGPD; encoded by the coding sequence ATGGACGACGACCACCTTCCCGCGGAGCGGATGCGCGCCTCCGACGCCGACCGGGACGCCACGGCGGAAAGGCTGGCTCATGCCCTTTCGGAGGGCCGTTTGGACCTGACCGAATACGACGAGCGGCTCTCCGCGGCGATGGGCGCCAAGACCATGGGCGAACTCGCTCGGCTGACCGACGACCTGCCCGCCGCCCCCGGTTCCGCGGACGCCCCGGTCGATCTCGCCGAGGTCGGCGCGGCCAACACCCCCGTGCGGGGCTGGCGGGAACGGCTGGAACCGTGGCGCGGATTCGCGGGAATCTCGATCATCCTGATCGGGGTCTGGGCGGTCAGCAGCGTGGGGGCCGGGCAGCTTCTGACCTTCTGGCCCGCATGGCCGCTGTCGTTCATGCTGATCATCACCGCGGTCAACGCCGTCAGCGGATCGGGGGGCAGGGGCCGGGGACGCTCCGCCGAGCGTTCCGGCGACGGGCGCGGCTCCGGCCCGGACTGA
- a CDS encoding Rid family hydrolase yields MAVELFTPDGMFQPVPYHHVSAATGTRQVHVAGQIARDADGNPVAPGDLAGQLAHALRNTARGLAGAGATFSDVVRLRFFVTDWQPEKYADFLKGIEQVAEELGLPDPLPPLSAIGVDYLFEPDVLVEVEAYAVLD; encoded by the coding sequence ATGGCAGTCGAACTGTTCACCCCGGACGGCATGTTCCAACCCGTCCCGTACCACCATGTCTCCGCGGCGACGGGTACGCGCCAGGTCCATGTCGCCGGCCAGATCGCCCGTGACGCGGACGGCAACCCGGTCGCCCCGGGGGACCTGGCCGGCCAGCTCGCGCATGCGCTGCGGAACACCGCCAGAGGACTGGCCGGTGCGGGGGCGACGTTCTCCGACGTCGTCCGTCTGCGGTTCTTCGTGACCGACTGGCAGCCCGAGAAGTACGCCGACTTCCTGAAGGGGATCGAGCAGGTGGCCGAGGAGCTCGGACTTCCGGACCCGCTCCCGCCCCTGTCGGCGATCGGCGTCGACTACCTCTTCGAACCGGACGTGCTCGTCGAGGTGGAGGCCTACGCGGTCCTCGATTGA
- a CDS encoding helix-turn-helix transcriptional regulator yields the protein MGTDEGSVPQAGLGEFLSARRSRLLPEDIGLLTSGRRRVPGLRREEVALLAGVSTDYYMRLEQGRERHPSPQVVEALARALHLDEEATEHLRRLAHTGGRRSRRVRRTRRVDPHLCRLLERWSEAAAFVLDGALDVLARNRLAKALHSDFSFDDNLARMVFLDPVAHRFYRNWERTASATVAELHRAAGLDSDDPRLNEIVGELSLKSTDFRSLWARHDVRGKTGAAKPLHHSSVGDLDLRYDSFTVNGAPGQQLIVYHAEPGTSSEESLALLGSLHADSAGIVNRPERDRSD from the coding sequence ATGGGCACCGACGAAGGCTCCGTTCCTCAGGCCGGTCTGGGGGAGTTTCTGAGCGCCAGGCGCTCACGGCTGCTCCCCGAGGACATCGGGCTGCTCACGTCCGGCCGTCGCCGGGTCCCCGGCCTGCGCCGCGAGGAAGTGGCGCTCCTGGCCGGAGTGAGTACCGACTACTACATGCGTTTGGAGCAGGGCAGGGAACGCCATCCATCTCCCCAGGTGGTCGAGGCGCTGGCGCGGGCGCTGCACCTGGACGAGGAGGCCACCGAGCACCTGCGCAGGCTGGCGCACACCGGAGGACGGCGCTCCCGGCGTGTGCGTCGGACCCGGCGGGTCGACCCGCACCTGTGTCGCCTCCTGGAACGCTGGAGCGAAGCCGCGGCCTTCGTACTGGACGGCGCTCTGGACGTCCTGGCCCGCAACCGTCTTGCGAAGGCCCTGCACTCCGACTTCTCCTTCGACGACAACCTGGCGCGTATGGTCTTCCTCGACCCGGTCGCCCACCGCTTCTACCGCAACTGGGAGCGGACGGCCTCGGCGACCGTCGCGGAACTCCACCGGGCCGCGGGCCTGGACTCCGACGATCCCCGGCTGAACGAGATCGTCGGTGAGCTCTCCCTGAAGAGCACGGACTTCCGTTCCCTGTGGGCCCGACACGACGTGCGGGGCAAAACGGGCGCCGCCAAACCGCTGCACCACTCCAGCGTGGGCGACCTGGACCTGCGCTACGACAGCTTCACCGTCAACGGCGCGCCGGGCCAGCAGTTGATCGTCTACCACGCCGAGCCGGGGACCTCCTCGGAGGAATCGCTCGCCCTGCTCGGATCGTTGCACGCCGATTCGGCGGGCATCGTCAACAGGCCCGAGCGCGATCGTTCTGACTAG
- a CDS encoding HAD family hydrolase → MTPLPRQEPPAPVTTVIFDYGEVISSPPPTAVRARLEELSAAPPEKFWAAYWDERPAYDSGIGSREYWDRVGDRLGTTWDPAVRQELWATDVGGWLLPDPRTTALVQRLADGPTRLALLSNAPHDIAGALRSSPLLRGFDALFFSCDIGLCKPDPAVYAHVLEALDAVPGQTLFVDDREENVRAAAESGIRTHRYTGAVELAAFLGRVLED, encoded by the coding sequence GTGACGCCACTCCCCCGCCAGGAGCCCCCCGCCCCCGTCACCACGGTGATCTTCGACTACGGCGAGGTCATCTCGTCGCCTCCGCCGACCGCCGTCCGCGCCCGGCTGGAGGAGCTGAGCGCCGCACCCCCCGAGAAGTTCTGGGCCGCCTACTGGGACGAGCGCCCCGCCTACGACTCCGGGATCGGTTCCCGCGAGTACTGGGACCGCGTCGGAGACCGTCTCGGCACGACGTGGGACCCCGCCGTGCGGCAGGAACTGTGGGCGACCGACGTGGGCGGCTGGCTGCTGCCCGACCCGCGGACAACCGCCCTGGTCCAGCGGCTCGCCGACGGTCCGACCCGGCTCGCGCTGCTGTCCAACGCCCCCCACGACATCGCCGGCGCGCTGCGCTCCTCGCCGCTGCTGCGCGGCTTCGACGCGCTGTTCTTCAGTTGCGACATCGGGCTGTGCAAACCCGACCCCGCGGTGTACGCGCACGTGCTGGAGGCGCTCGACGCCGTCCCCGGCCAGACGCTCTTCGTCGACGATCGGGAGGAGAACGTGCGTGCCGCCGCGGAGTCGGGGATCCGGACTCACCGCTACACCGGAGCGGTCGAACTCGCCGCGTTCCTCGGCCGTGTCCTCGAGGATTGA
- a CDS encoding YbhB/YbcL family Raf kinase inhibitor-like protein, which yields MARPPSPYDFLPQVSAFTVTSSDVSDGQPLAKPQVSGIMGAGGEDVSPHLAWSGFPEGTRSFAVTCFDPDAPTASGFWHWAVCDIPVGVTELAAGAGDEGGAGLPPGAVMLRSDAGVKRYVGAAPPSGHGPHRYFFVVHAVDVESLGLDDSTAPAVLGFNLFFHTLGRGMIVPTYEVA from the coding sequence ATGGCTCGACCGCCGTCTCCGTACGACTTCCTGCCGCAGGTTTCCGCCTTCACCGTCACCAGCAGCGATGTCTCCGACGGTCAGCCCCTGGCCAAACCGCAGGTCAGCGGGATCATGGGGGCGGGCGGGGAGGACGTCTCCCCGCACCTGGCGTGGAGCGGCTTCCCCGAGGGGACCCGGAGTTTCGCGGTGACGTGCTTCGACCCGGACGCGCCCACGGCCAGCGGGTTCTGGCACTGGGCGGTGTGCGACATCCCCGTCGGGGTCACCGAACTGGCCGCCGGAGCCGGTGACGAGGGCGGCGCCGGTCTTCCTCCGGGAGCGGTCATGCTCCGCAGCGACGCCGGAGTCAAGCGGTACGTCGGCGCGGCCCCGCCGTCCGGGCACGGCCCGCACCGTTACTTCTTCGTCGTGCACGCCGTGGACGTGGAGAGCCTCGGCCTCGACGACTCGACGGCGCCCGCCGTCCTCGGTTTCAACCTGTTCTTCCACACTCTGGGGCGGGGCATGATCGTCCCGACCTACGAGGTGGCCTGA
- a CDS encoding winged helix-turn-helix transcriptional regulator produces the protein MNETSSAPTPLRLTAEHRALLDEILDKWSLQVLDALCERPRRFNELRRAIPAVTQKSLTAALRRLERNGMIERVVIDTRPVAVEYRISEFGKTLQDLIDGLWHWTAAALPEVRRARARFDETG, from the coding sequence ATGAACGAAACCAGCAGCGCCCCGACCCCACTTCGGCTCACCGCCGAGCACCGTGCGCTCTTGGACGAGATCCTCGACAAGTGGTCCCTGCAGGTACTGGACGCGCTGTGTGAGAGGCCGCGGCGCTTCAACGAGCTGCGCCGCGCGATTCCCGCCGTCACCCAGAAGTCCCTCACCGCGGCACTGCGGCGGTTGGAACGCAACGGCATGATCGAACGCGTCGTCATCGACACTCGCCCGGTGGCCGTCGAGTACCGGATCTCAGAGTTCGGCAAGACCCTGCAGGACCTCATCGACGGCCTGTGGCACTGGACCGCGGCCGCCCTCCCGGAGGTCCGGCGTGCTCGCGCACGGTTCGACGAAACGGGGTGA
- a CDS encoding MBL fold metallo-hydrolase: MPYTGDTHVGGPADVRQLSELTISKLAVGPMDNNAYLLRCRRTGEGVLIDAADEADRLLDLVDGGGLARVITTHRHQDHWRALADVVGATGARTVAHPADAEELPVSTDEPVEHGDTVAVGACTLSVIHLRGHTPGSIALRYDDPSGHTHLFTGDSLFPGGVGRTWSDADFRSLLADVETRIFDQFDDDTWVYPGHGRDTTLGAERPNLPEWRERGW, from the coding sequence GTGCCTTACACCGGAGACACGCACGTCGGGGGCCCCGCCGACGTGCGGCAGCTATCTGAACTGACCATCAGCAAACTCGCGGTCGGCCCGATGGACAACAACGCCTACCTGCTGCGCTGCAGGCGCACCGGCGAAGGGGTGCTCATCGACGCGGCCGACGAGGCCGACCGCCTCCTCGACCTGGTGGACGGCGGCGGCCTGGCCCGGGTGATCACCACCCACCGCCACCAGGACCACTGGCGTGCCCTGGCCGACGTCGTGGGAGCCACCGGCGCGCGGACCGTCGCCCACCCCGCCGACGCGGAGGAACTCCCGGTGTCCACCGACGAGCCGGTGGAGCACGGCGACACCGTCGCGGTGGGCGCGTGCACGCTGTCAGTGATCCACCTGCGCGGACACACCCCCGGCTCCATCGCCCTGCGCTACGACGACCCCTCCGGCCACACCCACCTGTTCACCGGCGACAGCCTCTTCCCCGGAGGAGTGGGCAGGACCTGGAGCGACGCGGACTTCCGCAGCCTGCTCGCCGACGTGGAGACCCGCATCTTCGACCAGTTCGACGACGACACGTGGGTCTACCCCGGGCACGGCAGGGACACCACCCTGGGAGCGGAGCGCCCCAACCTCCCCGAGTGGCGCGAACGCGGCTGGTAG
- a CDS encoding DUF3145 domain-containing protein, translated as MSARGVLYVHSAPAALCPHVEWAVAGVVGVPVKLDWEPQPAAPSTYRAELNWQGAPGLSGAIASALRGWQRLRYEITEDATPGCDGVRYSYTPTLGFFSAVTSASGEVLVSEARIRDAMERSAAHGLDLAEELDKLLGRAWDEELEPFRYAGDGAPVRWLHATG; from the coding sequence GTGTCCGCACGTGGCGTCTTGTACGTCCACTCCGCGCCCGCGGCGCTGTGTCCCCACGTCGAGTGGGCGGTCGCGGGCGTTGTTGGCGTACCTGTGAAACTGGACTGGGAACCGCAACCGGCGGCTCCCAGCACCTATCGCGCAGAACTCAACTGGCAGGGAGCGCCCGGTCTGTCCGGCGCGATCGCCTCGGCCCTCAGGGGCTGGCAGCGGTTGCGCTACGAGATCACCGAGGACGCCACCCCCGGTTGTGACGGGGTGCGCTACAGCTACACCCCCACGCTCGGGTTCTTCAGCGCCGTGACGAGCGCCTCGGGAGAGGTGCTGGTCTCCGAGGCCCGCATCCGCGACGCCATGGAGCGCTCCGCCGCCCACGGGCTCGACCTCGCAGAGGAGCTCGACAAACTGCTGGGACGCGCCTGGGACGAGGAACTGGAGCCGTTCCGCTACGCGGGCGACGGCGCCCCGGTGCGGTGGCTGCACGCCACCGGCTAG
- a CDS encoding CHAT domain-containing protein — MADPHRPSRNLPVSLVARDPAEARRRADRLLRRPVDPRTRASALRVSGLAAYELGLVDEARKRLDSAVSVAVRAGLPDQAAMARASRLGVAARRGDECGTLPPSPFRVSAFTLLGRGVAACQSGRFADALAAFAAAEPAFRSSSDPRLLPGLLCSQGLALVHTERFGEAEEVLHEGLALAEKYSLRRLGAAITQNLGCLAASRGDTALAMERFDAAAPLLGAGTRHPALVLDRAHALADAGMLREAGVLRRSLGPARGGGADRALTELLSLKLAVGHADTAAAEAAVRRLRHLFGADSSWLRAAEQISRPPGSAPVAPRPAPGRPSRAPSSRTATPHLELAAHVGSPDTTRALGDVAAALRAGNAAAALLWSERSRALTTEAHTCQNREWTALLDRYRRAHAAFAESGSAEDHRELARLEVELAVGQWHPCCRRRPPAPSAPGGELLDRLARGLGSRALVHYPEPDGVPAAITLVDGRARLHELPDARTIGDAVAAFEHLARLHAVTPRPQTARLLAERAAAVDRLLVAPVAAAVGDRDLVVVPGPNTQTLPWGLLPGLRGRPVSVAPSGRAWLRCRDRARRTRRERPRVLLVAGPRLAAAEAEIRAVARRHRGARTVTGAAACSRTVLRHLARADLAHIGAHGFASGGAPMCTGLWLADGPLFAYDVERVRRLPSLVVLSSCDTGRSAPTASGLPLGMAAALLARGSATVLASVLPVPDGATAAAMVRAHSALLAGAAPAAVVAEHLAATGFVCFGAG, encoded by the coding sequence ATGGCGGACCCGCACCGGCCCTCCAGGAACCTGCCCGTCTCACTGGTAGCACGCGACCCCGCCGAGGCACGGCGGCGGGCCGACCGGCTGCTGAGGAGGCCCGTCGACCCGCGGACGCGGGCGTCCGCCCTCCGGGTGAGCGGGCTCGCCGCCTACGAACTGGGCCTGGTCGACGAGGCCCGGAAGCGGTTGGACTCGGCGGTCTCCGTCGCCGTACGGGCCGGTCTGCCGGACCAGGCCGCGATGGCGCGGGCCTCCCGGCTCGGAGTTGCGGCCCGGCGCGGAGACGAATGCGGCACACTTCCCCCCTCTCCCTTCCGCGTTTCGGCTTTCACCCTGCTGGGCCGTGGCGTGGCGGCCTGCCAGAGCGGCCGTTTCGCCGACGCTCTGGCCGCTTTCGCGGCGGCCGAGCCCGCCTTCCGCTCCTCCTCCGACCCGCGACTGCTTCCCGGACTGCTGTGCAGCCAGGGACTGGCGCTGGTGCACACCGAGCGGTTCGGCGAGGCCGAGGAGGTCCTGCACGAGGGGCTGGCACTGGCCGAGAAGTACTCGCTGCGGCGGCTGGGCGCCGCCATCACCCAGAACCTGGGCTGCCTCGCCGCCTCCCGTGGAGACACCGCGCTGGCCATGGAGCGGTTCGACGCCGCGGCACCGCTGCTGGGCGCGGGAACGCGGCACCCCGCGCTCGTGCTGGACCGCGCCCACGCCCTCGCCGACGCCGGAATGCTCCGCGAGGCGGGGGTTCTGCGTCGCTCCCTCGGTCCGGCGCGCGGCGGCGGAGCCGATCGCGCGCTGACCGAACTGCTGTCGCTGAAGCTGGCGGTGGGGCACGCCGACACCGCGGCGGCCGAGGCCGCGGTCCGGCGGCTCCGGCACCTCTTCGGCGCCGACTCGTCGTGGCTGCGCGCTGCGGAGCAGATCTCACGGCCGCCCGGGAGCGCGCCGGTGGCGCCGCGTCCCGCTCCGGGCCGCCCATCGAGGGCCCCGTCCTCCCGCACCGCCACCCCGCACCTGGAACTGGCCGCGCACGTGGGCTCTCCGGACACGACGCGGGCACTGGGCGACGTCGCCGCGGCGCTGAGGGCGGGCAACGCCGCGGCCGCGCTGCTCTGGTCGGAGCGGTCCCGTGCGCTCACCACCGAGGCCCACACCTGTCAGAACCGGGAGTGGACGGCGCTGTTGGACCGCTACCGCCGCGCGCACGCCGCCTTCGCCGAGTCCGGTTCCGCGGAGGACCACCGCGAGCTGGCCCGTCTGGAGGTCGAACTCGCGGTGGGCCAGTGGCATCCGTGCTGCCGCCGACGGCCTCCCGCTCCTTCCGCGCCGGGCGGGGAGCTGCTGGACCGCCTGGCCCGCGGGCTCGGCTCCCGCGCCCTGGTCCACTACCCGGAACCGGACGGGGTTCCCGCGGCGATCACCCTGGTCGACGGCCGGGCGCGGCTCCACGAGCTTCCCGACGCCCGGACGATCGGCGACGCCGTCGCCGCCTTCGAGCATCTGGCCCGACTGCACGCGGTCACACCACGCCCCCAGACGGCCCGGCTGCTGGCCGAACGGGCCGCGGCCGTGGACCGGCTCCTGGTGGCGCCCGTGGCCGCGGCGGTCGGCGACCGCGACCTGGTGGTGGTTCCCGGACCGAACACCCAGACCCTTCCGTGGGGCCTGCTGCCGGGGCTGCGGGGCCGACCGGTCAGCGTCGCCCCCTCGGGGCGGGCGTGGCTGCGCTGCCGTGACCGGGCACGCCGGACGCGCCGGGAGCGTCCCCGGGTTCTGCTGGTGGCGGGCCCCCGGCTGGCGGCGGCCGAGGCGGAGATCAGGGCGGTGGCCCGCCGTCACCGGGGGGCGCGGACGGTCACCGGGGCCGCGGCGTGCTCCCGCACGGTGCTGCGCCACCTGGCGCGCGCCGACCTCGCGCACATCGGCGCGCACGGCTTCGCGTCGGGCGGCGCACCGATGTGCACCGGACTGTGGCTCGCCGACGGCCCGCTGTTCGCCTACGACGTGGAGCGGGTGCGCCGGCTGCCCTCCCTGGTGGTGCTGTCCTCGTGCGACACGGGACGGTCCGCGCCCACCGCGTCGGGGCTTCCCCTGGGGATGGCGGCGGCCCTGCTGGCCCGCGGCAGCGCCACGGTGCTCGCGAGTGTGCTTCCGGTACCCGACGGGGCCACCGCCGCGGCGATGGTGCGCGCCCACAGCGCGCTGCTGGCGGGGGCCGCGCCCGCCGCCGTGGTCGCCGAGCACCTGGCCGCCACCGGTTTTGTGTGCTTCGGGGCGGGATGA
- a CDS encoding DUF1707 SHOCT-like domain-containing protein gives MQDEDRVPPRRMRASDADRDAVAERLAVALTEGRLDLVEYDRRLTLAMNAVVVGDLTPLVADLPEPSRDEVATTDSREPVPAASSWSEWVDEWRWWLGGAIIMGSIWGVTSIIGGVLLPFWPLIPLGVWAAILLAAAVWPNDESRRR, from the coding sequence ATGCAGGACGAAGACCGTGTTCCGCCGAGGCGGATGCGCGCCTCGGACGCCGACCGGGACGCCGTCGCGGAGCGTCTCGCGGTCGCGCTGACCGAAGGCCGCCTCGACCTGGTCGAGTACGACCGCAGGCTGACCCTCGCGATGAACGCCGTGGTCGTCGGCGATCTCACGCCGCTGGTCGCCGACCTGCCCGAGCCCTCCCGCGACGAGGTCGCCACCACCGATTCCCGTGAACCCGTGCCCGCCGCCTCCTCGTGGAGCGAGTGGGTCGACGAGTGGCGGTGGTGGCTGGGCGGCGCGATCATCATGGGCAGTATCTGGGGAGTCACCAGCATCATCGGTGGGGTGTTGCTGCCGTTCTGGCCGCTGATTCCGCTGGGCGTCTGGGCCGCGATCCTCCTGGCCGCCGCCGTGTGGCCGAACGATGAATCCCGCCGCCGCTGA